A stretch of DNA from Campylobacter gracilis:
TCATTTCATAAGAATTAGATTATCAATTGGAGAGGCTAAATGAATTTGCATCGCATGGAGCTAGTATTAAAAGTAGCAGAATTCCGCAGCTTTACTAAGGCTGCCGAAGCACTTAAAATCCCGCAGCCGTCGCTATCGCAGAGCATTTTATCGCTGGAACGTGAGCTTGGAACGCAGCTTTTTAACCGCACGAGTAATCCCATTTCGCTTACGCGCGCGGGAAAAATTTACGCTAGTAAAGCCAAAGTCATTTTTGACGCCATAAACGACCTAAAAAGCGATATTTCTGAAATAAGCGGCGTAAAAAATGATAAAATTCGCATCGGTTTTTCGCAAAACGGCTATAATCTACTGCCGTCGCTACTGCCGATGTTTTGCAAGAAATTTAAGGATTCGGATCTGCAAATCACGCAGTTTTCTTCTGCGCTTAGCATTCGTGAAATGCTACTTCAGGGCGATCTTGATGTCGGTATGCTGATACTGCCCATTGATATGAGCGGACTTGACGGGGTTAAAATTCTAACGCAAAAAACCTATGTCGCTCTAAGCTCCACCCATCCGCTCTCGCTTGAGTTTAAAAACGAATCTGTTCCTAAAATTGACATTTCGCGCTTAAAAGAGGAAAGATTCATCCTGCCTAATCAAAGCCTAAGAAGCGCCGAGCAGATAGATGCATTTTTTGCTGCTGCGGGATTTGCGCCGAAAGTGTTGTGTCGCACGGAGACTTTTGATATCGCCAATGCTATCGTCGCAAGCGGCGCAGGAGCGTGCTTTAGCATACCGCAGATGATAAAAGAGGATAAGGCGAGCAGGATAAAGCTCTTTGATGTAGGCGCGCGTGAGCTCGATAATACGCTGATAATTGCCTACAAAAAAGGCAAACGTCTAAACCATCTAGCGCAGGCATTTATCAAAACTGCACGTAAAATTTCTAATGAAATTTAAAATTCATAGCTCGCAACGATAAATGATAGATTGAGTTTTTGCAGCACTTTGCCTCTCTTTTAGCTTTTGCATAAAAATTTTTAGAGCAGATTTTGCTCAAACTTGGGATAAAATTTCAAACTAAGCTTAAATTAGAATTTTGCCAATAGAATTTTTTATTGCTAAAATTTCACTTACAATTTACGACGGAATTTAGCGCGAAATTCTAATTTTTCACTCCATTTAAAATATCCAAATCCTTGTTATACACCTTAGTATCTACTTCAAAAATTCCAAGCAGCGTGTGAAAAAGATTATCGTGCGAAAAAGCGTCATCCTTGTGCGATTTAAGCGCACTTAGATCATATCTTTCGCGCATTTTTCCCTCACCTAACCAAACGATAGCGCCGATATGCTTTTGCGCCTCTGGAGCGAAAAGATAGGGCATACCGTGCAGATAAACGCCGCCCTCGCCGAGGCTCTCGCCGTGATCGCTCATATAGATCATCGCCGTTTCGTGCGTCTTAGAATACGGTTTTAAAAAATTTATAACCCTACTTAAAAAATAATCCGTGTATAAAATCGCGTTATCATAGGCGTTTGAAATTTCTTGCTGCGAGCAGTTTTCAAGCTCGTTATCGCGGCAAACGGGGCTAAATTTTTCAAATTCTTTCTTATAGCGCTTAAAATACGCAGGCCCGTGATTGCCCATCTGATGCAGCACGATTAACACGTCTTTGCCCGCGTTTTCGGCGACAAATTTATCAAGCCCTGCAAGCATCCCCTCATCCCTGCACTCTACGTCGCAGATTGGATTATTTTGCGGAATTTTAAAATCCTGATATTTCACGCGCAGCGCCACACCTTTGGAATCGGAATTGTTATCGCGCCACAAAATCGCCATGTCATCAGCGCGGTTTAGTATGTCTAATACGTTTTGCTCCTCTGCGGCCTTTTCGACACTAAATTCATCGCGATTTAACAGCGAAAACATGCACGGCACGCTTTGCGCCGTCGAAGTGCCGCAAGAATGGGTATTGCTTAGGCTTACGACACCCTGCTCTTTAGCTAGCAGCGGATTAGTATCTCGCTCGTAGCCGTTTAGCGAAAATCTATCCGCTCTCGCCGCTTCACCCACGACTACGACGACGAGCTTTTTTGGGCTTGTGGAATTTTTATCGATATGCGCGTCCGTAGCGATTTGCATCAGAGGCTGCGAGCCTTGCTTTTTGGATTTTGCGACAAATTTAACGCCGCTGTAGATCCAATATCCGGGATTTGCGTAGCTGCGTAAAATTTTATGCTCTCTGAAAAACGACGCGTAGTATTTGCTAAATCCAAAAAGCAGGGCCGCAATGATTATTATGCAAATGCCCGCTGTTTTGAGTTTAGCTAAAATTTCAAATTTAAGCGGACGGTAGCTAACGCGCGAGCGAGCAATCAGCACGCAAGGTAAGACGCCCAGCACCAGCACATAAATCGCCAGTCGCAGACTGAAAAGATCCGCGGACTCGGCAAAGTTCGTCTGGGCTGCGTTACGTATCATCTCAGAATCGATTACGACGTTATAGCTATCCATAAAATACGCTGTAAACGACGAAATAAAAAAACAGATCATCAAAATCGGCTTGGTCGTATAACGCGAGCTAAAAATCGTAAAAAATAGCGTCAAAAAAGCGATCAAAGCCGCCACGTCGCAGACAAGATAGATAAAATTTAGCCCCGAGATTCCGTATGCATTTATGATATTTTTGAAAAAAGAGAAGTTAAAAAATGCCACAAAAGCAAGCGAGCTTAGAAAAATAAGCTTCTGCTGCGACGGATTTTTGAAAAAGCTAGGCACGAAGCGTTCCTTGAGATAAAATTTCAAGTTGAAATTTTACGGCGTTTTGGTAAATGCTCGGAAATTCCGCGCTTCGTATCTCACAAATCGCAGCAAAATTTTTGTGAAATTTTAAAATTCTTCGCGTATTCATCTTAGCTTCATCTTGGAATTTTAAAATTGCGCCATCCAAAATAAATTTGGAAATCAAATCAAAAGGATTAAAGATGAAAAATCTTAAAGCTTTAGGCGCACTCGCCACTACATTCGCCCTTGCGGGCGCATTAAACGCAGGAAGTTTTAGCGAAAAAGACGCTAAAGTTTCATTCGATCAAGCAATAGGGATCGCGCAACAAAACTTTGGTGACGCGACTATAAAAAGCGTAGAAATCGACGATGAGCACGGAAGGCTCGTCTATGAGATCGAGTCGTATAAAGAAGGTAGCGAAAGCGAGATCAAAATCGACGCTCAAAGCGGCGAAATTTTAAAAACTCAAACGCAAAAGAAGCTAAAGCCTAGTAAAATTGATTATTCGCAGGTCAAAATCAGTGCCGCAGACGCTCGCGCCAAAGCACTTAGCGCAAACGCCGGCTGGGATTTTCGCGAGGTTGACTTAGAAAGCAACGGCGGTAAGCCTGCATACGAAGTCAAACTACGCCAAGGCATGAGCAAAAAAGAGGTGCTAATCGACGCCGCTACGGGCGTGCAGATCTTGCAGTGTCAAAAATAAGCAAAGGTGCGAGATGAAAAATCAAAGCTTAAAGGGTGGAGCAGATAACTCCGCCCAAACTAGTGAGGCTTTGGACACTAGGGATTTTAGCATAAATGAAAACGTTGATGCTATAATTTATGATGCCCAAAATGCAGGCGCGGCTAAAAATTTAGATGAAAATGCGCAAGATTTTTCGGTAAATTTAGCAAGTGAAACAAGCGAGCGGAATCTCGCGTCCTGCGAGCAAAATTCTAAAGATTTTTCTAGCGTGGAATGTTGCGAAAAGCAAAAGAATTTTGTAGATGCGAAAGATTGTGAGGGCGAGCGGAATTCTTCGCAGACGCAAGACTTATCAAGTGCGCAAAATTTCGCTAGCGAGCAAAATTTCGCCGATACACAAAATTTTTCTGATACAAGTAATTTAGCAAGCGCGCGAGATTCTGCCAGCGCAGCAAGCTGCGCGGAGGCTTGTAATTCTTGCAAGCCGGTGCTTTGCAGCCGCTGCAAACGCGAAATCGCTAAGCAAAATTTCAAGCTTGGCTGCGTAGGATTTGGGCTTTTTGCGTTAAATATCGCAGCAGGTGCCCTAAATTTTTTAGGGCGGTTAGGAAGCGTAGCGGATAAAAAGGCAAACGAGATTAGAGCTAGACAAAAGGCGTCTGCGAATTAGCGCAGCTCCCAACGCTACTGAAATTTGACGGTGCATAAAGCGAGCGGGTTTACACATCCAAGGCGCCGCAAAATTTATGCGTTTTTGGCTAAAATGGCGGATTAGAATTAGCAAAATTTTAAAGGAACGCTTTGAAAATTTTACTTGTCGAGGATGAAAAAGATCTAAATCAAATCATCGCAAAATGTCTGAAAAAGGACGGCTACAGCGTAGATTGCGCCTTTTGCGGCAAGGAAGCGCTAGAGTTTTTGGATGTCGCGAAATATGACGCTATCGTGCTTGATGCGATGATGCCCGTGATGGACGGCTTTGAGTTTTTGAAGGCGGCGCGGGCGCGCGGACTTGGAACGCCGGTTTTATTTTTAACTGCGCGGGACGCCAAAGAAGATATCATCGCAGGGCTTGATCTGGGCGCAGACGATTATATGGTTAAGCCCTTTGATTTTCGTGAGCTTTTGGCGCGACTTCGCGCAATTATCAGGCGTAAAAACGCTACTGCGGATAACGAAATTATCATAAGGCAAGTGCGCCTAAATTTAAGCAAAAAATCGGTCGTCTGCGCGGGCGAGGTGGTGGAGCTAACGGGTAAGGAATATAGAATTTTAGAGCTTTTAATGCTAAATCGCGGTGCGATTTTAAGCCGCGAACAAATCGGCGAGAGCATTTGGGATTTTAGCGACGAAGCAAGCTCAAATGTTATCGATGTTTTAATCAAAAATATCCGCAAAAAGCTAGGCGAGCACGGCGATATAATAGAAACGAAGCGAGGGCTTGGCTATGTCGTGGCAAAATAGCAAGATTTGGATTAAAATTTCGGCGATTGCGAAGCAGATTTTTGTCACTACGGCGCTTTTCATATTAAAATTCGTGCGAAATTTTAAACAGAATTTTACGCATAATTTTGCGTGTTTAAAGAAAAGCCACAAGAAAAATCCCACGCAAAATATCGAGTTAAACCGGGCTCTAAATTCTACTCAAAGCCGGGCGTCAAATTTTAAACGGAATTCCACGCAAAATCCGGCATCAAATTCCGCGCCAAATTTTTCTGCTACAAGCGCAACGCCTGATCTAGCGCAAAATTCTAATAGCGTTCTCGCGCAAAATCAAGGACAAAATTTCGTGTCTAAAATCGCGATAAGAAATTTAACTCAAGCCTTAGTCCTTGCATTCTCAACTGCTAAAGAAAATTTTAGCTCACGCGCGCTACCTATCAGCCTACGCGTGACGCTTTATTACAGTGTATTTATTTTGGCGCTTGCAGGCGCTATTATCGGCATTTGCGGCTATATTTTAGACGAAGTATCAGGAAGCTCCGTCAGCCAAAAAAAGCTTGCCCATCTAGTGCAAAAAGCCGCGCGCGAGGGAAAATTTAAAAGCTTTGATGACGGTGTATTTTTCTACGAACATGACGGACAAAGCGGCGTGATCGCGGGGTTTGTGCCTAAAGGCTTCGATCCTGCGTTGCCGCTCTCGCGTCAAGGCGCGCGCGAGGTGGAGCTTGACGACGATGAGTTTTTCTATTATGACGCGCAGATCAAAGGACGCAGCGCATGGATACGCGGCGTCATCGCAGTTAGCGAGTTTGAGCTTGCGATGAAGCGCGTGATGCTAATCGCTCTTATCCTATCGCCGCTATTTGTAGTGCTCGTCATCTACGGCGGCTACGCGATCATAAAAAGAGCGTTTAAGCCCGTGCGCACTATGTCGCGTACAGCTAGCGAGATCGGAGCTAGCGGCGATTTTACGCGGCGAATAGAACTACCGCGAGGCAAGGATGAGCTAAGCGCGCTCGCGGCTACGTTTAATGAAATGCTAGCATCGCTGCAAAGCGCGTTTGAGCGCGAGCGGCAGCTAAGCGCCGACATTTCGCATGAGCTGCGTACGCCTGCTGCCGTCATACTGGCTCAAAGCGACTACGCCCTAGCCTACGAACAAGACGCGAGCGAGGCAAAGGAGAGTTTCGCGGTCATCAATAATCAAGCGCGTAAAATTTCGGCGCTAATAGAGCAAATTTTAGAGCTTGCCCGCTTGCAGCGCGGCGTGTGTTTGGCACCCGTAAGCTTAAACAAAATCGCAAGCGAGTGTGCGCAAGACTTTCAACTTTTGTGCGCACAAAAAGGGCTAAGCTTTAGCTCGCAGATAGCCGAGGGCGTGCGCGTAAACGGCGATGAGCTGCTTTTGACCAGGCTGATTAACAATCTTTTAAGCAATGCTTTAAAATTTACGCGCAGCAGCGTCGTTTTAGAGCTTTGCGCGAGCGCAGACGCGTGCGAACTTAGCATAAGCGACGATGGAGAGGGCATAGAGCCTGCTTTGCAAACTAAAATTTGGGACAAGCTCTATCAAATCGAGCGTTCCAGAAATCGCGAGCAAAATAGCGGCGCAGGGCTCGGGCTAGCCATCGCCTCACAAATCGCAAAGATCCATAATGCGCAGATTTTACTACGTAGCGAAGTAGAACGCGGAAGCAAATTTAGCGTAAAGTTTAAGAAGGTTTAGGCGGTTTTGTGGGCTTGGTGGCGCAAAGAAATGCTGGGCGGCGAAATTCTTAAAATTTTATCGCCTATTGTTGCTTAAAATTTAACGACTATAGCCGTATATAGGGGCGATGGTGTAATTTTAATTAGGCCGGCGTCGCCAATAATATCGGATGATTTTTGCGATAGTCGTGCGCTTTTAAATTTAAATGGGTCAAATTTTAAAATTTAGTTTTACCGAGAAATTCCGCGGCAAATTAATAAGGCAAGGCGCAGCATTTTGCCTTGGGCGAAGTGATAAGGCAAGCGCTTTAGAGCTTAAGTAGGCCGGCGCGGGTAATTTAAGAATTTTGAGATATGCGGCAAAATAAGCCTTCGCTGAAATTTCACGACGCAGTATTACAGGATAAACCTTTGCTAAAATTCTAAGACGCCACATTCGGTTCTAAAGAATTTAAATTTAGGAGTATCTAGCGACCAAGTAAAATTTAAATACGGAGCAAAAAAGACAGACTGAGATTTAAGACCGCCTACATAAGCGAAATTTTGTCTTTTTGCCTGCTTCGTCCTCGTAGCTTACGGCGATATAATCAAAGCCGTTTGCCTTACCTCGTCCCATGAGGCAGCCCCGCCGTTTATTAGTATGACCCTACCGCGCTCGTCGGTCTCGTATCCGTCCATTTAGTCGTCGTAGTGATTTCTGTAGCCAAATTTTACGCGGGTCTTGCACGGCGGTAGATTAAATTTCACTATATAGCTACGGGCTACTTTTCTGCGCCATATTCGTCGCAAAACGTCGCGCCTTAGCCGTACGCAGTGCTATCAAAAAGTAAAATTTCCTCGCCCGTTTTTACGCATTTAATTGCGAGCTTGCATGGTATGAGCTCGCCCTCACAAGTCCGCAGGGATGGAATTTCCTAAATTTTTCGCCCTGCCTAGGATCGTAATCGCTCTGCGTTCGCATATATTTACGCACCTGTAGCAAAGCGTGCACTCATCGCCGAATTGCGCCTTTTTGCAAGCGAGCTTTATGTTTTGCATCGGGCAGGGTTTGACGCAGGCCCCGCATCCGCTGCATCGCGATGGATCGAGGCTCGGCTTGCGCTTGGCAAAGGGGCTTTTATCCCAAATTTTCATCCAAAGTCGCTGTCCTAAAAACCCTGCGATACGACAGAGCGCGCCCAGCCCCTCTTGCGGCGGACGATTTGCGCCAAGCGCCTCCGCAACGCGTCTGACTTTAGCGTCCGCCTCTTTGATTATGCGCTCGTTTTTCGCTTGCGAGTAGCCAAAAATCGCCACGTCTAGGATGAACGCGGGCATTTTGATATGAGCGCCGCCCGTTATGTTTGCGCCGAATTGTTTTAAAACTCTAGCCGCGCACCCTGCCCCGTCGCCGCTGAAAATCTCCATCGTAGCGAGGATGAATACGTTTTTGCCGCTAAAGCTCGCGCCGTTTCGGTAGAGGAAGTCGCGCACGATACGCGGTAGGTCGCTAAAATAGACGGGATATGCCAAAATGACGTCGTTGTGGTGCTTTAAAAGCTCGCCGCAGGCCTCGCTCTCGATCGAGACGCAGACGCCGCCAAGATGAGCGATGAGCCTACTCGCGCAATGCTTCGTGTTGCCCGTGGCGCTAAAATAGATCGCTATCATACGCGTCTCCCAAACTATGCGAATTTCGGTAAAATTTAACCCTTACCGAATAAATAGAATTTTACGCTTCTTTTGCATTGCATAAAATTTTAAAATTTAGACGTGACGGCGAAATTTAAATATGCCGTCGCGCCCTAAAAAAGCAAAATCAATTCAGATATTTTCTGCCGCCACCATGCCAAAAACCATACAATCAGCCATGCTCATAGTACCGAGTCTACTTGCGCCGTGAACGCCACCGGTGATTTCGCCCGCAGCGTATAGCCCTGCGATCGGCTCGCCGCTAGCTGCGTCGATAACCTGGGCTTTGGTATTGATCTGCACGCCGCCCATGCAGTAAAGAATTTTCGGGCTTGTTTGGCACGCATAAAATGGAGCTTTTGATACGTCGATACCGCTTACGTCGGCTTTTGTCAAAGGCTTGCCAAACTCCGGGTCACTTCCTGCTTTGACATAGCCGTTAAAATCCGCGATGGTTTTTAAAAACGGCTCCAGCGGAATTTTATAAAATTTTGCAAGCTCTTCCAAGGTATTAAATTTTTTAATTGAGCCTGCTTCTACACCTTTTGACGTATAGACCGGATTATTTGCATCAACTGCGGCTTGATCGCAGATATTTACGGGGTAGTTGTCGTTATTTTCGCTCTCCGCCATGCATTTAAATATCGCTTCGGTTTTGATCTTGCGCCCGGCGTGCTCGTTCATAAAGCGTTTGCCCGTCTTTGGATCGACGGTTAGACCATAGTCGTTAGCGCAGTGATTTGAAAATAGCGCAGAAGTACCAAATCCCTTCTCGCTAGGATTAGTATAAGGATTTAGTTGAATCCAGCTGAGTTGCAAAGGATTCGCACCTAGCTTCATCGCCGCGATAAGCGTACCTGCGGTAGCACCGGGTTGGCTTACGGTTTCGATATTGTCTTTTAGATACGGCACCTGCTGCGCGCGAAACCACTTATCCGAACTGTATCCGCCCGCAGCCAAAATGACGCCATCTTTGGCTTTAAAAAATTTTACTTCGCCACTTTTGTTTTCCCTATCATCGCTAGCAAGCTGCGGATCGAACTTATATTCTTCGCGACACTTTACGCCTACGACGCGACCGCTGTCATCCACGACAAAATCATCAAATTTAGTACGCTTCTTGATTACAGCATTTGCATTTTCCTCGATCGCCTTATGCATCGGCTGGATGTAGCCCGAGCCGCTAGCATTTTTGGCCTGTACGGCGCGCTTTAGCGAGTGTCCGCTAGCAGATATCACCTTGCCCGAAAACTCCACTCCGATGCTTTTTAGGTATTCAAAAGCGTCGCCTGCACGGTCGTAGATGACGCCTAGCAAATCTATATGATTTAAATTTAGCCCGTCTTTTAGGCAATCTGCGATGAAAGCCTCCTTGCTATCCGTGATGCCCGCGGCTTTTTGGAATTCGTTATTTGGCACCGCCATATTGCCGGCGTTAATGACGGAATTTCCGCCCGCACGACCCATCTTTTCGATCATAAGTACCTTTTTGCCGCGCTTAAGAGCCTGAAGTGTCGCCATCGAGCCTGCAAAACCGCTACCGATAACGACAACGTCATATTCTTCGTCAAATTTTACGTCCTTAGCGTTTTGCGTTGCACTAGCGCTGCTTGCAGCCAAAGCCAGAGCTCCC
This window harbors:
- a CDS encoding EFR1 family ferrodoxin (N-terminal region resembles flavodoxins. C-terminal ferrodoxin region binds two 4Fe-4S clusters.), whose protein sequence is MIAIYFSATGNTKHCASRLIAHLGGVCVSIESEACGELLKHHNDVILAYPVYFSDLPRIVRDFLYRNGASFSGKNVFILATMEIFSGDGAGCAARVLKQFGANITGGAHIKMPAFILDVAIFGYSQAKNERIIKEADAKVRRVAEALGANRPPQEGLGALCRIAGFLGQRLWMKIWDKSPFAKRKPSLDPSRCSGCGACVKPCPMQNIKLACKKAQFGDECTLCYRCVNICERRAITILGRAKNLGNSIPADL
- a CDS encoding PepSY domain-containing protein, with the protein product MKNLKALGALATTFALAGALNAGSFSEKDAKVSFDQAIGIAQQNFGDATIKSVEIDDEHGRLVYEIESYKEGSESEIKIDAQSGEILKTQTQKKLKPSKIDYSQVKISAADARAKALSANAGWDFREVDLESNGGKPAYEVKLRQGMSKKEVLIDAATGVQILQCQK
- a CDS encoding phosphoethanolamine transferase, translated to MPSFFKNPSQQKLIFLSSLAFVAFFNFSFFKNIINAYGISGLNFIYLVCDVAALIAFLTLFFTIFSSRYTTKPILMICFFISSFTAYFMDSYNVVIDSEMIRNAAQTNFAESADLFSLRLAIYVLVLGVLPCVLIARSRVSYRPLKFEILAKLKTAGICIIIIAALLFGFSKYYASFFREHKILRSYANPGYWIYSGVKFVAKSKKQGSQPLMQIATDAHIDKNSTSPKKLVVVVVGEAARADRFSLNGYERDTNPLLAKEQGVVSLSNTHSCGTSTAQSVPCMFSLLNRDEFSVEKAAEEQNVLDILNRADDMAILWRDNNSDSKGVALRVKYQDFKIPQNNPICDVECRDEGMLAGLDKFVAENAGKDVLIVLHQMGNHGPAYFKRYKKEFEKFSPVCRDNELENCSQQEISNAYDNAILYTDYFLSRVINFLKPYSKTHETAMIYMSDHGESLGEGGVYLHGMPYLFAPEAQKHIGAIVWLGEGKMRERYDLSALKSHKDDAFSHDNLFHTLLGIFEVDTKVYNKDLDILNGVKN
- a CDS encoding LysR family transcriptional regulator: MELVLKVAEFRSFTKAAEALKIPQPSLSQSILSLERELGTQLFNRTSNPISLTRAGKIYASKAKVIFDAINDLKSDISEISGVKNDKIRIGFSQNGYNLLPSLLPMFCKKFKDSDLQITQFSSALSIREMLLQGDLDVGMLILPIDMSGLDGVKILTQKTYVALSSTHPLSLEFKNESVPKIDISRLKEERFILPNQSLRSAEQIDAFFAAAGFAPKVLCRTETFDIANAIVASGAGACFSIPQMIKEDKASRIKLFDVGARELDNTLIIAYKKGKRLNHLAQAFIKTARKISNEI
- a CDS encoding response regulator transcription factor — encoded protein: MKILLVEDEKDLNQIIAKCLKKDGYSVDCAFCGKEALEFLDVAKYDAIVLDAMMPVMDGFEFLKAARARGLGTPVLFLTARDAKEDIIAGLDLGADDYMVKPFDFRELLARLRAIIRRKNATADNEIIIRQVRLNLSKKSVVCAGEVVELTGKEYRILELLMLNRGAILSREQIGESIWDFSDEASSNVIDVLIKNIRKKLGEHGDIIETKRGLGYVVAK
- a CDS encoding sensor histidine kinase; protein product: MSWQNSKIWIKISAIAKQIFVTTALFILKFVRNFKQNFTHNFACLKKSHKKNPTQNIELNRALNSTQSRASNFKRNSTQNPASNSAPNFSATSATPDLAQNSNSVLAQNQGQNFVSKIAIRNLTQALVLAFSTAKENFSSRALPISLRVTLYYSVFILALAGAIIGICGYILDEVSGSSVSQKKLAHLVQKAAREGKFKSFDDGVFFYEHDGQSGVIAGFVPKGFDPALPLSRQGAREVELDDDEFFYYDAQIKGRSAWIRGVIAVSEFELAMKRVMLIALILSPLFVVLVIYGGYAIIKRAFKPVRTMSRTASEIGASGDFTRRIELPRGKDELSALAATFNEMLASLQSAFERERQLSADISHELRTPAAVILAQSDYALAYEQDASEAKESFAVINNQARKISALIEQILELARLQRGVCLAPVSLNKIASECAQDFQLLCAQKGLSFSSQIAEGVRVNGDELLLTRLINNLLSNALKFTRSSVVLELCASADACELSISDDGEGIEPALQTKIWDKLYQIERSRNREQNSGAGLGLAIASQIAKIHNAQILLRSEVERGSKFSVKFKKV
- a CDS encoding flavocytochrome c; this translates as MQEISRRNFIKIGAAGALALAASSASATQNAKDVKFDEEYDVVVIGSGFAGSMATLQALKRGKKVLMIEKMGRAGGNSVINAGNMAVPNNEFQKAAGITDSKEAFIADCLKDGLNLNHIDLLGVIYDRAGDAFEYLKSIGVEFSGKVISASGHSLKRAVQAKNASGSGYIQPMHKAIEENANAVIKKRTKFDDFVVDDSGRVVGVKCREEYKFDPQLASDDRENKSGEVKFFKAKDGVILAAGGYSSDKWFRAQQVPYLKDNIETVSQPGATAGTLIAAMKLGANPLQLSWIQLNPYTNPSEKGFGTSALFSNHCANDYGLTVDPKTGKRFMNEHAGRKIKTEAIFKCMAESENNDNYPVNICDQAAVDANNPVYTSKGVEAGSIKKFNTLEELAKFYKIPLEPFLKTIADFNGYVKAGSDPEFGKPLTKADVSGIDVSKAPFYACQTSPKILYCMGGVQINTKAQVIDAASGEPIAGLYAAGEITGGVHGASRLGTMSMADCMVFGMVAAENI